In one Methylobacterium sp. SyP6R genomic region, the following are encoded:
- a CDS encoding MucR family transcriptional regulator → MEETANTHEQIVTLTADIISAYVSSNHLQSAELPKLISDVYGALSEMAKGTKAPPEPVHPKATPGEIRRSITNDFLISFEDGKSYKTLRRHLTLRGLTPEAYRQKWGLPHDYPMTSASYSEQRSELARSLGLGQQRRRPVRSEEEEGTEAVEPFAPESFAPETPAEPAAAPEASPPGEGKPRRGRRGA, encoded by the coding sequence ATGGAAGAGACAGCCAACACTCACGAACAGATCGTCACGTTGACGGCCGATATCATCTCTGCCTATGTCAGCAGCAACCATTTGCAGAGCGCCGAGTTGCCGAAGCTGATCTCGGACGTCTATGGCGCCCTGAGCGAGATGGCCAAGGGGACCAAAGCTCCTCCCGAGCCGGTCCACCCCAAGGCGACCCCCGGGGAAATCCGCCGCTCGATCACCAACGACTTCCTGATCAGCTTCGAGGACGGCAAGTCGTACAAGACGCTGCGGCGCCACCTGACCTTGCGCGGCCTGACACCCGAAGCCTATCGCCAGAAATGGGGCCTGCCGCACGACTATCCGATGACCTCGGCGAGCTACTCCGAGCAGCGCTCCGAGCTGGCCCGCTCGCTCGGCCTCGGCCAGCAGCGCCGCCGCCCCGTACGGAGCGAGGAGGAAGAGGGGACCGAGGCGGTCGAGCCCTTTGCACCCGAGTCCTTTGCCCCCGAGACGCCGGCCGAACCGGCCGCTGCGCCCGAGGCTTCTCCTCCGGGCGAGGGCAAGCCGCGCCGCGGCCGTCGCGGCGCCTGA
- a CDS encoding ferredoxin, protein MRVVVDLNRCQAYAQCCYAAPDRFVLRGDEILVYDPAPPASDRAAVDRAVQACPVRAIRVEHDRAPAERAA, encoded by the coding sequence ATGCGCGTCGTCGTCGACCTGAATCGCTGCCAGGCCTATGCCCAGTGCTGCTACGCGGCGCCGGACCGCTTCGTGCTGCGGGGCGACGAGATCCTGGTCTACGATCCGGCCCCGCCCGCCTCGGACCGCGCGGCGGTCGACCGGGCGGTGCAGGCCTGCCCGGTCCGCGCCATCCGGGTCGAGCACGATCGCGCTCCGGCGGAGCGCGCGGCGTGA
- a CDS encoding apoptosis inducing factor family protein — MAETQDKQDKPDFARGIPSGDLPEGAMVEGTLGEDKVLLLRRDGVVTAIGARCTHLGAPLAKGIVAEGEIRCPWHHARFSLETGEAVGAPAFDPLPCYRAEERDGRITVTGRREAAAKSPGKGVQVPGKVVIVGGGAGGHACAEWLARAGHGAAVTLVSDDPDPPYDRTFCSKQYLSGKAPRGKTRLAAEGFYGGDGPRYLSDRVVSIDLGAEEIVTAGGERLAYDALVIATGAAPLRPDVPGFERPNVHTLRSLEDADALIAAAEKARSVAVVGASFIGLEVAAAMIARDKAVTVVAPEAIPLATILGEAVGRFVQGLHADKGVIFRLGRKVTGFDGTALALDDGSRIEADLVVLGTGVAPRTDLAEAAGLTLAGKDEGGGIAVDRRLATSAPGIYAIGDVAAYPDPRSGRRLRVEHWVHAQRQGQHVARALLVGAASGETAPFAETPFFWSGHYGTSLRYVGHAGSAEDVRVEGDVGKGDFAVTYREEGRDAALATCKRDRQSLEVEAAWDREGAAG, encoded by the coding sequence ATGGCTGAGACACAGGACAAGCAGGACAAACCGGATTTCGCGCGCGGAATCCCGTCGGGCGACCTGCCCGAGGGGGCGATGGTCGAGGGGACCCTCGGCGAGGACAAGGTGCTGCTCCTGCGCCGCGACGGCGTGGTGACGGCGATCGGCGCCCGCTGCACCCATCTCGGGGCTCCGCTCGCCAAGGGCATCGTGGCGGAGGGCGAGATCCGCTGTCCCTGGCACCATGCCCGCTTCAGCCTGGAGACCGGCGAGGCGGTCGGCGCCCCGGCCTTCGATCCGCTGCCCTGCTACCGCGCCGAGGAGCGCGACGGCCGCATCACCGTGACCGGACGGCGCGAGGCCGCGGCCAAATCCCCCGGCAAGGGGGTACAGGTCCCCGGCAAGGTCGTCATCGTCGGCGGCGGGGCCGGGGGACATGCCTGCGCCGAGTGGCTGGCCCGGGCCGGCCACGGCGCCGCCGTCACCCTGGTGAGCGACGATCCCGATCCGCCCTACGACCGCACCTTCTGCTCGAAGCAATATCTCTCCGGCAAGGCGCCGCGCGGGAAGACGCGGCTTGCCGCGGAAGGCTTCTACGGCGGCGACGGCCCCCGCTACCTGAGCGACCGGGTGGTCTCCATCGATCTCGGGGCCGAGGAGATCGTGACCGCGGGCGGCGAGCGCCTGGCTTACGACGCCCTGGTGATCGCCACGGGCGCCGCGCCGCTTCGGCCGGACGTGCCGGGCTTCGAGCGTCCGAACGTGCACACCCTACGCAGCCTTGAGGACGCCGACGCCCTGATCGCGGCGGCCGAGAAGGCCCGCTCGGTCGCGGTGGTGGGCGCGAGCTTCATCGGCCTCGAAGTCGCCGCCGCGATGATCGCTCGCGACAAGGCGGTGACGGTGGTGGCGCCCGAGGCGATACCGCTCGCCACCATCCTCGGCGAGGCGGTCGGCCGCTTCGTCCAGGGCCTGCATGCGGACAAGGGCGTCATCTTCCGCCTCGGCCGCAAGGTGACGGGCTTCGACGGGACGGCGCTCGCCCTCGACGACGGCAGCCGGATCGAGGCCGACCTCGTGGTGCTCGGCACCGGCGTGGCGCCGCGCACCGACCTCGCCGAGGCCGCCGGCCTGACGCTGGCGGGCAAGGACGAGGGCGGCGGCATCGCGGTCGATCGTCGTCTCGCCACCTCGGCGCCCGGAATCTACGCCATCGGCGACGTCGCCGCCTATCCGGATCCGAGGAGCGGGCGGCGCCTGCGGGTCGAGCACTGGGTCCATGCCCAGCGCCAGGGCCAGCACGTCGCCCGCGCGCTCCTGGTAGGGGCGGCTTCGGGCGAGACGGCGCCGTTTGCCGAGACGCCGTTCTTCTGGAGCGGCCATTACGGCACCAGCCTGCGCTATGTCGGCCATGCCGGCTCGGCGGAGGATGTCCGGGTTGAGGGCGATGTCGGCAAGGGCGATTTCGCCGTGACCTACCGTGAGGAGGGCCGCGACGCCGCGCTCGCCACCTGCAAGCGGGACAGGCAGTCGCTGGAGGTCGAGGCCGCGTGGGACCGGGAGGGCGCCGCGGGCTGA
- a CDS encoding PAS domain S-box protein gives MFASARRSGKTAKLDAIERSQATVTFGLDGTLIEANENFLRLMGYTLGEVRGRHHRLFVDPAEAADPAYEAFWATLRRGEFQTAEYRRLAKGGREVWIRASYNPVLDLTGRPFRIVKFALDVTAEKRAAIDAAGQITAINRSQAVIHFAPDGTILDANPHFLAATGYRADEIVGRHHRMFVTEGEAASPDYRAFWARLARGEYQAGEFKRRAKDGAEIWIQATYNPILDAAGRTLKIVKYATDITAAKQHAADTAGKIEAALRSQAVIEFDMDGTILDANGHFLTAMGYTLDEIVGRHHRLFVSPDQAASRSYAEFWESLRAGRYASAVYQRLGKGGREVWIQATYTPVLDLNGRPSKVIKFATDVTHSMTVRAAAIATAEQTLTRVQAVSGAAEELHRTSVSIATRMGDSRRAVDEIQERMGTAGAATARLDQAAQAMNGVVEVITAIAEQINLLALNATIEAARAGAAGRGFAVVAAEVKSLAGQASAATGRISAEIGAMQGVSREVGAALGSIRGAVDAVQGFIADTAAASEHQRITTGEVNANVQTSAAGVAEIAATLDEWLVGLEERRIDERMRTSLPGRIALPPASGPVESMLCLVLNLSKSGAKLSLERPVRLPVRIMLEIDGKVDGKVDGKPVRACEVVRQHGCEIGVRFVD, from the coding sequence ATGTTCGCCTCCGCGCGCCGCTCCGGCAAGACCGCCAAGCTCGACGCCATCGAGCGCTCGCAGGCCACCGTGACCTTCGGCCTCGACGGCACCTTGATCGAGGCGAACGAGAACTTCCTCCGGCTGATGGGCTACACCCTCGGCGAGGTGCGCGGGCGCCACCACCGCCTGTTCGTCGATCCCGCCGAGGCGGCGGACCCGGCCTACGAGGCGTTCTGGGCGACCTTGCGCCGGGGCGAGTTCCAGACCGCCGAGTACCGGCGCCTGGCCAAGGGCGGGCGCGAGGTCTGGATCCGCGCCAGCTACAACCCGGTGCTCGACTTGACCGGCCGGCCGTTCCGGATCGTGAAGTTCGCCCTCGACGTCACCGCCGAGAAACGGGCGGCGATCGACGCCGCCGGACAGATCACCGCGATCAACCGCTCGCAGGCGGTGATCCACTTCGCCCCCGACGGGACGATCCTCGACGCCAACCCGCATTTCCTCGCCGCAACGGGCTATCGCGCCGACGAGATCGTCGGCCGCCATCACAGGATGTTCGTGACGGAAGGCGAGGCCGCCTCGCCGGATTACCGCGCGTTCTGGGCCCGGCTCGCCCGGGGCGAATACCAGGCGGGCGAATTCAAGCGCCGGGCCAAGGACGGCGCGGAGATCTGGATCCAGGCGACCTACAATCCGATCCTCGATGCGGCCGGGCGTACGCTCAAGATCGTCAAGTACGCCACCGACATCACCGCCGCCAAGCAGCACGCGGCCGACACCGCCGGCAAGATCGAGGCGGCGCTCCGCTCGCAGGCGGTGATCGAGTTCGACATGGACGGCACCATCCTGGATGCCAACGGCCATTTCCTGACGGCGATGGGCTACACCCTCGACGAGATCGTCGGCCGCCACCACCGCCTGTTCGTCTCCCCCGACCAGGCCGCGAGCCGGTCCTACGCCGAATTCTGGGAGTCCTTGCGCGCCGGACGCTACGCGTCGGCCGTGTACCAGCGCCTCGGCAAGGGCGGGCGGGAGGTCTGGATCCAGGCCACCTACACCCCCGTCCTCGACCTCAACGGGCGCCCCTCCAAGGTGATCAAGTTCGCCACCGACGTCACCCACAGCATGACTGTGCGGGCGGCGGCGATCGCGACGGCCGAGCAGACCCTGACCCGGGTCCAGGCGGTCTCGGGGGCGGCCGAGGAGCTGCACCGGACTTCCGTCTCGATCGCGACCCGGATGGGGGATTCGCGCCGGGCGGTGGACGAGATCCAGGAGCGGATGGGCACGGCCGGCGCCGCCACCGCGCGGCTCGACCAGGCCGCCCAGGCGATGAACGGGGTGGTGGAGGTCATCACGGCCATCGCCGAGCAGATCAACCTCCTGGCGCTCAACGCCACCATCGAGGCGGCGCGCGCCGGTGCCGCCGGCCGGGGCTTCGCCGTGGTGGCGGCGGAGGTGAAGAGCCTCGCCGGCCAGGCCAGCGCCGCGACCGGCCGGATCTCGGCCGAGATCGGCGCCATGCAGGGCGTGTCGCGCGAGGTCGGGGCGGCGCTCGGCTCGATCCGCGGCGCGGTCGATGCCGTCCAGGGCTTCATCGCCGACACCGCGGCGGCGAGCGAGCACCAGCGCATCACCACCGGCGAGGTCAACGCCAACGTCCAGACCAGTGCGGCGGGCGTCGCCGAGATCGCCGCCACCCTCGACGAGTGGCTGGTCGGCCTCGAAGAGCGGCGGATCGACGAGCGGATGCGCACCTCGCTGCCCGGCCGGATCGCGCTGCCACCGGCGTCCGGGCCGGTGGAGTCGATGCTCTGCCTCGTACTCAATCTCTCGAAGTCCGGCGCCAAGCTCTCCCTCGAGCGCCCGGTGCGCCTGCCGGTCCGGATCATGCTGGAGATCGACGGCAAGGTCGACGGCAAGGTCGACGGCAAGCCGGTGCGCGCGTGCGAGGTCGTGCGCCAGCATGGATGCGAGATCGGGGTCCGCTTCGTGGATTGA
- a CDS encoding dihydroxyacetone kinase subunit DhaK has product MAHFINDRAALVAEAVDGLVAGSGGRLARLDGDPAIRVVLRADWRADRVAVVSGGGSGHEPAHAGFVGRGLLTAAVCGDVFASPSVDAVLAGILAVTGPAGCLVIIKNYAGDRLNFGLAAERARAMGLSVETVTVADDVAIPGAAQARGIAGTLLVHKVAGHAAEGGRPLAEVAAAARAAAAAVKSLGLAVSGCTMPGGVAEARLAPGQAELGLGIHGEPGIERIALPPAADLARLMTARLGEAVPGDRPLALLVNTLGGTTALEMQVLTGAVLATPLGRRVRLLLGPTAAMTALDMHGISLSVMPLDAAAQDALEAATEVAAWPLAVPVTPATLRPLPDRVARLSSAASPSHDPAVAGAITAVCTAWIEAEADLNALDARVGDGDTGTTFAAAARAVLADLDRLPQAEPGALCRALSDRLARVAGGSSGVLMSIFFAAAGSGLAEGLGWSEALIRGADRLQAHGGARPGDRTLLDALVPALAALSEDGVTAAARAAETGAAATARMTRAGTGRSSYLAAADLDGVEDPGAVAVARAFKALASAAAGR; this is encoded by the coding sequence ATGGCCCATTTCATCAACGACCGCGCCGCGCTGGTGGCGGAGGCGGTGGACGGCCTCGTCGCGGGCAGCGGCGGGCGGCTCGCCCGCCTCGACGGCGACCCGGCGATCCGGGTCGTGTTGCGGGCCGACTGGCGGGCCGACCGGGTCGCGGTCGTCTCCGGCGGCGGCTCGGGCCACGAGCCGGCCCATGCGGGCTTCGTCGGGCGGGGCCTCCTCACCGCGGCGGTGTGCGGCGACGTGTTCGCCTCGCCCTCCGTCGATGCGGTGCTGGCGGGCATCCTGGCGGTGACCGGGCCGGCGGGCTGCCTCGTCATCATCAAGAACTATGCCGGCGACCGGCTGAATTTCGGGCTCGCCGCCGAGCGCGCCCGAGCCATGGGCTTGTCGGTCGAGACCGTCACGGTCGCCGACGACGTGGCCATCCCGGGGGCGGCGCAGGCCCGGGGCATCGCCGGCACGCTCCTGGTGCACAAGGTGGCGGGCCACGCTGCGGAAGGCGGCCGGCCGCTCGCCGAGGTCGCGGCGGCCGCGCGGGCCGCCGCCGCCGCGGTCAAGTCCCTCGGCCTCGCGGTCTCGGGCTGCACGATGCCGGGCGGGGTGGCGGAAGCCCGCCTCGCGCCGGGCCAGGCCGAGCTCGGCCTCGGCATCCACGGCGAGCCCGGCATCGAGCGCATCGCCCTGCCGCCGGCCGCCGACCTCGCCCGACTGATGACGGCGCGCCTCGGCGAGGCCGTGCCGGGCGATCGCCCGCTCGCCCTCCTCGTCAACACCCTCGGCGGCACCACGGCCCTGGAGATGCAGGTGCTGACGGGCGCGGTGCTGGCGACGCCGCTCGGCCGCCGGGTGCGCCTGCTCCTCGGACCGACCGCCGCGATGACGGCTTTGGACATGCACGGCATCTCGCTCTCGGTCATGCCTCTCGACGCGGCGGCGCAGGACGCGCTCGAAGCCGCGACCGAGGTGGCGGCCTGGCCGCTGGCGGTGCCGGTGACGCCGGCGACGCTCCGCCCCCTGCCCGATCGCGTCGCGCGGCTAAGCTCGGCCGCCTCCCCCTCGCACGACCCCGCGGTCGCAGGTGCGATCACGGCGGTCTGCACGGCCTGGATCGAGGCGGAAGCCGACCTCAACGCCCTCGACGCGCGGGTCGGCGACGGCGACACCGGCACCACCTTCGCGGCGGCGGCCCGCGCCGTGCTCGCCGATCTCGACCGGCTGCCGCAGGCCGAGCCCGGCGCCCTGTGCCGCGCGCTCTCCGACCGCCTCGCCCGGGTGGCCGGCGGATCGAGCGGGGTACTGATGTCGATCTTCTTTGCCGCTGCCGGTTCCGGCCTCGCGGAGGGGCTGGGCTGGTCCGAGGCGCTGATCCGGGGGGCGGACAGGCTCCAGGCCCATGGCGGCGCCCGGCCCGGCGACCGCACCCTGCTCGACGCCCTGGTGCCGGCCCTCGCGGCCCTGTCCGAGGATGGCGTGACGGCGGCGGCGCGGGCGGCGGAAACGGGAGCCGCCGCCACCGCCCGGATGACACGGGCCGGCACCGGCCGGTCGAGCTACCTCGCCGCCGCCGACCTCGACGGGGTGGAGGATCCGGGTGCGGTCGCGGTGGCCCGTGCCTTCAAGGCCCTGGCCTCCGCGGCTGCGGGGCGTTGA
- a CDS encoding hybrid sensor histidine kinase/response regulator: MSDPLPFLAGGGRAAAMIRARDWSSHPLGPPETWPEALRTALSLVLNSPESMILAWGPDLHFFFNETYFPLLGPRLDWAMGERFDKVWADGWEQAKPIIDDAFAGRSRRFVDLPWTLGTDRGEAETWWTFSYSRVLDGEGRVAGLFILTNETTAQVVATRRLRESEAIARENIERVQLALAAGAIIGTWFWDLPNDRFTVDEAFARSFGLDPAHGREGLSLEQVIETVHPDDRAGLIAAIDAVVIRGGTYAHQYRTRRADGQYYWLEANGRVDHAPDGTPLSFPGVLIDVNERRAVEAERDRATTMLRALTETLEQQVAARTAELMRAEAALRQSQKMEAVGQLTGGLAHDFNNLLAGISGALELMQTRIGQGRLKDVDRYMAAAQGATRRAAALTHRLLAFSRRQTLDPRPTDVNQLVAGMEELIRRSVGPAIEIAVDGAPDLWTVLVDPPQLENALLNLCLNARDAMPEGGRIAIATANLRLDEAAARAQDLPPSDSLPPGDYLSLGVTDTGTGMAPDVIARVFEPFFTTKPIGQGTGLGLSMIYGFTQQSGGQVRIDSEVGRGTTVRLVLPRHHGSSEADAAPATLAAAPRAEQGETVLIVDDEPTVRMLVTEVLEDLGYTAIEAADGAAGLTVLQSDARIDLLVTDVGLPGGMNGRQMADAGRVRRPGLKVLFITGYAETAALGTGRLGPGMQVLTKPFGVEALASRIREMLARS, encoded by the coding sequence ATGAGTGACCCCCTCCCATTCCTGGCCGGCGGCGGCCGCGCGGCCGCGATGATCCGCGCGCGCGACTGGTCGAGCCACCCGCTCGGGCCCCCCGAGACCTGGCCCGAGGCCCTGCGCACGGCGCTCTCGCTGGTGCTGAACTCGCCCGAGAGCATGATCCTGGCCTGGGGGCCGGACCTGCACTTCTTCTTCAACGAGACCTACTTCCCGCTGCTCGGGCCCCGGCTCGACTGGGCGATGGGCGAGCGCTTCGACAAGGTCTGGGCCGATGGCTGGGAGCAGGCCAAGCCCATCATCGACGACGCCTTCGCGGGGCGCAGCCGGCGCTTCGTCGACCTGCCGTGGACGCTCGGCACCGACCGGGGCGAGGCCGAGACCTGGTGGACCTTCTCCTATTCGCGGGTCCTCGACGGCGAGGGCCGCGTCGCCGGCCTGTTCATCCTCACCAACGAGACCACCGCCCAGGTGGTCGCGACCCGGCGCCTGCGCGAGAGCGAGGCGATCGCCCGGGAGAACATCGAGCGGGTCCAGCTGGCGCTGGCGGCCGGCGCGATCATCGGCACCTGGTTCTGGGACCTGCCGAACGACCGCTTCACCGTCGACGAGGCCTTCGCCCGCAGCTTCGGCCTCGATCCGGCTCACGGCCGCGAGGGCTTGAGCCTGGAGCAGGTGATCGAGACGGTGCATCCGGACGACCGGGCCGGGCTGATCGCGGCGATCGACGCGGTGGTGATCCGCGGCGGCACCTATGCCCACCAGTACCGCACCCGGCGCGCCGACGGGCAGTATTACTGGCTGGAGGCGAACGGAAGGGTCGACCACGCGCCGGACGGCACGCCGCTGAGCTTTCCCGGCGTCCTCATCGACGTGAACGAGCGCCGCGCCGTCGAGGCGGAGCGCGACCGCGCCACAACGATGCTGCGGGCCCTGACCGAGACCCTGGAGCAGCAGGTGGCCGCGCGCACCGCCGAGCTGATGCGGGCCGAGGCGGCCCTGCGCCAGTCGCAGAAGATGGAGGCGGTGGGCCAGCTCACCGGCGGCCTCGCCCACGACTTCAACAACCTGCTCGCCGGCATCTCGGGCGCGCTCGAACTGATGCAGACCCGCATCGGCCAGGGCCGGCTCAAGGATGTCGACCGCTACATGGCGGCGGCGCAGGGGGCGACCCGGCGCGCCGCGGCGCTGACCCACCGGCTGCTCGCCTTCTCGCGCCGCCAGACCCTCGACCCCCGCCCCACCGACGTCAACCAGCTGGTGGCCGGGATGGAGGAGCTGATCCGGCGCAGTGTCGGCCCGGCGATCGAGATCGCGGTCGACGGCGCGCCCGACCTCTGGACCGTGCTGGTCGATCCGCCGCAGCTCGAGAACGCGCTCCTCAACCTCTGCCTCAACGCCCGCGACGCGATGCCCGAGGGCGGGCGCATCGCCATCGCGACCGCGAACCTGCGCCTCGACGAAGCGGCGGCCCGCGCGCAGGATCTGCCGCCCAGCGACTCCCTGCCGCCGGGCGACTACCTGTCGCTCGGCGTGACCGATACCGGGACTGGCATGGCCCCCGACGTGATCGCCCGGGTGTTCGAGCCGTTCTTCACCACGAAGCCGATCGGCCAGGGCACGGGCCTCGGCCTGTCGATGATCTACGGCTTCACCCAGCAATCCGGCGGCCAGGTGCGGATCGACTCGGAGGTCGGACGCGGCACCACCGTGCGCCTCGTCCTGCCGCGCCACCACGGCAGCTCCGAGGCGGATGCCGCACCCGCGACCCTCGCTGCGGCGCCCCGGGCCGAGCAGGGCGAGACGGTGCTGATCGTCGACGACGAGCCGACCGTGCGCATGCTGGTGACCGAGGTGCTGGAGGATCTCGGCTACACGGCGATCGAGGCGGCCGACGGCGCGGCGGGCCTCACGGTGCTGCAATCGGACGCGCGCATCGACCTCCTCGTCACCGATGTCGGACTGCCCGGCGGGATGAACGGGCGCCAGATGGCCGATGCGGGCCGCGTGCGGCGGCCGGGCCTGAAGGTGCTGTTCATCACCGGCTATGCCGAGACCGCGGCGCTCGGCACCGGCCGGCTCGGGCCCGGCATGCAGGTGCTGACCAAGCCCTTCGGGGTCGAGGCCCTGGCGTCACGCATCCGCGAGATGCTCGCCCGGTCCTGA
- a CDS encoding cytochrome P450: MTETPDGTLFAQVRDPAHRADPYPLYARLRAHPVARQDDGTFVASGYEAIRALLADPRVSSEDLPPAEHPATGNPVKDWIVNPLKDWITDRHRPFIFRDPPDHGLLRRQVMAQFTVARVRGMKRRTESLVAQCLDACAGSRRFDLVDDLAYPLPVTVICELLGVPREDEPRFHAWATQLATALEPESRNDPDLRARNTETFDAIADYMRDLVREKRRAPADDMLSGLATAKDPQAGRMSDPDLIATAILLLIAGHETTVNLITNGMLTLLRHPDELARLRADPERAPRVIEELLRYEPPVHFRTRIARAPIPIAGTVIPSGAPLVLLFAAGNRDPARFPDPDRFDPDRTDNQHFGFGGALHYCVGAPLARIEAEAALTALTARLSGPRLAEDPPPYRPGASLRGPKRLLLDIDGIG; this comes from the coding sequence ATGACCGAGACCCCCGACGGTACCCTGTTCGCGCAGGTCCGCGATCCCGCCCACCGCGCCGATCCCTATCCGCTCTATGCCCGCCTGCGCGCCCATCCGGTGGCGCGCCAGGACGACGGGACATTCGTGGCGAGCGGCTACGAGGCGATCCGCGCCCTCCTCGCCGATCCGCGGGTCAGCTCGGAGGACCTGCCGCCGGCCGAGCATCCGGCCACCGGCAACCCGGTCAAGGACTGGATCGTCAACCCGCTGAAGGACTGGATCACCGACCGCCACCGCCCCTTCATCTTCCGCGATCCCCCCGACCACGGCCTGTTGCGCCGCCAGGTGATGGCGCAGTTCACGGTGGCGCGGGTGCGGGGCATGAAGCGGCGCACGGAAAGCTTGGTGGCGCAGTGCCTGGACGCTTGTGCCGGTTCCCGCCGCTTCGACCTCGTCGACGACCTCGCCTATCCGCTGCCCGTCACGGTGATCTGCGAGCTCCTCGGCGTGCCGCGCGAGGACGAGCCGCGCTTCCACGCCTGGGCGACGCAGCTCGCCACGGCGCTCGAGCCCGAGAGCCGCAACGACCCCGACCTGCGCGCCCGCAACACCGAGACCTTCGACGCGATCGCCGACTACATGCGCGACCTGGTCCGCGAGAAGCGCCGGGCGCCGGCCGACGACATGCTCTCCGGGCTCGCCACCGCCAAGGACCCGCAGGCCGGGCGGATGAGCGATCCCGACCTGATCGCCACCGCGATCCTGCTCTTGATCGCCGGCCACGAGACCACCGTGAACCTGATCACCAACGGGATGCTGACGCTGCTGCGCCATCCCGACGAACTGGCGCGCCTGCGCGCCGACCCGGAGCGGGCGCCGCGGGTGATCGAGGAACTCTTGCGCTACGAGCCGCCGGTGCATTTCCGCACCCGGATCGCGCGGGCGCCGATCCCGATCGCCGGCACGGTGATCCCTTCGGGCGCGCCGCTGGTGCTGCTGTTTGCCGCCGGCAACCGCGATCCGGCCCGCTTCCCCGATCCCGATCGTTTCGATCCGGACCGGACCGACAACCAGCATTTCGGCTTCGGCGGCGCCCTGCATTACTGTGTCGGCGCGCCGCTCGCCCGGATCGAGGCCGAGGCCGCTCTGACGGCGCTGACCGCCCGGCTCAGCGGGCCGCGCCTCGCCGAGGACCCGCCGCCCTACCGGCCCGGCGCGTCCTTGCGCGGTCCGAAGCGCCTCCTGCTCGATATCGATGGAATCGGCTGA
- a CDS encoding NAD(P)/FAD-dependent oxidoreductase, with protein MRDGTIVIAGASLAGLRGAEALRAHGFAGRLILVGDEPHLPYDRPPLSKHVLTGEIAPGATTLPGVGTVEAEWRLGAKARGLDRAGRALLLANGERLAFDRLLIATGARARPWPKPEEARLSGIHTLRSRDDAASLAAGLAARPKRVLILGAGFIGCEVASSIRALGLPVTVVDPAPAPLAQALGRVIGGFIAGRMEAAGVDLRLGVQVTHLEGDGQGECVMRRARLDDGGTIEADCVVVALGAVRNTDWLAGSGLRADEGGLSCDSACRALDEAGRPVPDIFAAGDVARVPYPLYGGRPVALEHWGNAVAQAAHAARAMLDGPEAAGAYAELPAFWSSQFGLNIKSLGLTEGADAVAIVQGSPRTGRFLAVYGRAGRTIAAVSVDAGRWLPAYEGPIRDGAPFPPITGGADQPDPDPVSPGLPAPATARGDQS; from the coding sequence GTGAGGGACGGGACGATCGTGATCGCCGGCGCCTCGCTCGCGGGTCTGCGCGGCGCGGAAGCCCTGCGGGCGCACGGATTTGCCGGCCGCCTGATCCTCGTCGGCGACGAGCCCCACCTCCCTTACGACCGCCCTCCCCTGTCGAAGCACGTCCTCACCGGCGAGATCGCGCCCGGCGCCACCACCTTGCCGGGTGTCGGCACCGTGGAGGCCGAGTGGCGCCTCGGCGCGAAGGCGCGCGGCCTCGACCGGGCCGGCCGGGCGCTCCTGCTGGCGAATGGCGAGCGCCTCGCCTTCGACCGTCTGCTGATCGCCACCGGAGCCCGCGCCCGGCCCTGGCCGAAGCCCGAGGAGGCGCGATTGTCCGGCATCCACACCCTCAGGAGCCGGGACGATGCGGCGTCCCTGGCGGCGGGGCTCGCGGCCCGGCCGAAGCGGGTGCTGATTCTCGGCGCCGGCTTCATCGGCTGCGAGGTCGCCTCCAGCATCCGCGCCCTCGGGCTGCCGGTCACGGTGGTCGATCCGGCGCCCGCGCCCCTCGCCCAGGCGCTCGGCCGCGTCATCGGCGGCTTCATCGCCGGGCGGATGGAGGCGGCGGGGGTCGATCTGCGCCTCGGCGTGCAGGTGACGCATCTCGAGGGCGACGGCCAAGGAGAATGTGTGATGCGGCGCGCCCGGCTCGACGATGGCGGGACGATCGAGGCCGATTGCGTCGTGGTGGCGTTGGGCGCCGTGCGCAACACCGACTGGCTCGCCGGGTCCGGCCTCCGGGCCGACGAGGGCGGGCTGTCCTGCGATTCCGCCTGCCGCGCCCTCGACGAGGCGGGGCGGCCGGTCCCGGACATCTTCGCCGCCGGCGACGTGGCGCGCGTACCCTACCCGCTCTACGGCGGCCGCCCGGTCGCCCTGGAGCATTGGGGCAACGCCGTCGCGCAGGCCGCGCACGCCGCCCGGGCGATGCTGGACGGGCCGGAGGCGGCCGGCGCCTATGCCGAGCTGCCGGCCTTCTGGTCGAGCCAGTTCGGGCTCAACATCAAGTCGCTGGGCCTCACCGAGGGGGCCGACGCGGTGGCGATCGTGCAGGGCAGCCCGCGGACCGGCCGGTTCCTGGCGGTCTACGGCCGGGCCGGGCGGACGATCGCCGCGGTCTCGGTCGATGCCGGGCGCTGGCTCCCCGCCTATGAGGGCCCGATCCGGGACGGCGCGCCCTTCCCGCCGATCACCGGCGGCGCCGACCAGCCGGACCCGGATCCGGTATCGCCGGGCCTGCCGGCGCCCGCGACCGCTCGAGGCGATCAATCATGA